From Xyrauchen texanus isolate HMW12.3.18 chromosome 9, RBS_HiC_50CHRs, whole genome shotgun sequence, the proteins below share one genomic window:
- the LOC127648872 gene encoding tiggy-winkle hedgehog protein codes for MDVRLHLKQIALLCFICLFLTPCGLACGPGRGYGKRRHPKKLTPLAYKQFIPNVAEKTLGASGKYEGKITRNSDRFKELIPNYNPDIIFKDEENTNADRLMTQRCKDKLNSLAISVMNQWPGLKLRVTEGWDEDGHHFEESLHYEGRAVDITTSDRDKSKYGMLSRLAVEAGFDWVYYESKAHIHCSVKAENSVAAKSGGCFPGSGTVTLADGRRKHIKDLKVGERVLAADEKGNVLFSDFIMFMDHDPTTRRQFLVIETSEPFNKLTLTAAHLVFTGNISAMRATYASNVKPGDTVLVSAGIHKTLESVTVTRIYTEEYEGSYAPVTAHGTIIVDQVLASCYAVIENHKWAHWAFAPVRLSHELMTWIFPARDSNVTFQEDGINWYSNVLFHIGSWLLDRDSFHPLGISHLS; via the exons ATGGACGTAAGACTGCATCTGAAGCAAATTGCTTTGCTGTGTTTTATCTGCTTGTTTTTAACACCTTGTGGATTAGCATGTGGTCCTGGTAGAGGTTATGGAAAACGAAGACACCCAAAGAAATTAACACCGTTGGCTTACAAGCAATTCATTCCCAACGTGGCTGAGAAAACCCTTGGGGCCAGCGGCAAATACGAAGGCAAAATCACAAGGAATTCTGACAGATTTAAAGAGCTGATTCCCAATTATAATCCCGATATCATCTTTAAAGACGAGGAAAACACAAATGCTGACAGACTGATGACACAG CGCTGCAAGGACAAGTTAAACTCGTTGGCGATATCCGTCATGAACCAGTGGCCGGGCTTGAAACTGCGCGTCACGGAAGGCTGGGATGAGGACGGTCACCATTTCGAAGAATCTTTGCACTACGAGGGACGGGCGGTGGACATAACTACTTCAGACAGAGATAAAAGCAAATATGGGATGCTGTCAAGGCTTGCAGTGGAAGCAGGATTCGACTGGGTCTATTACGAATCTAAAGCCCACATTCATTGCTCTGTCAAAGCAG AAAATTCAGTTGCTGCTAAATCAGGGGGATGCTTTCCTGGATCTGGAACGGTGACACTTGCAGATGGGAGGAGGAAACATATAAAAGATCTCAAAGTGGGCGAGCGGGTTTTAGCTGCTGACGAGAAGGGAAATGTCTTGTTTAGCGACTTTATTATGTTTATGGACCACGATCCGACAACGAGAAGGCAATTCCTCGTCATCGAGACGTCGGAGCCCTTTAATAAGCTCACCCTCACTGCAGCGCACCTAGTTTTCACGGGGAACATTTCAGCTATGAGAGCAACATATGCCAGCAATGTAAAGCCTGGAGACACTGTTTTGGTGTCCGCAGGTATACACAAGACCCTCGAGAGCGTTACAGTGACGAGGATTTACACTGAAGAATACGAGGGCTCGTACGCGCCAGTCACGGCTCACGGAACAATAATAGTGGATCAGGTGCTGGCTTCGTGCTATGCGGTTATAGAGAATCACAAGTGGGCACATTGGGCTTTTGCACCGGTCAGGTTAAGTCACGAGTTGATGACGTGGATTTTTCCGGCTCGTGATTCAAACGTCACTTTTCAGGAGGACGGCATCAACTGGTACTCAAATGTGCTTTTTCACATTGGCTCTTGGCTGTTAGACAGAGACTCTTTCCATCCACTCGGGATTTCACACTTGAGCTGA